The genomic DNA CGCGGCCGGCACCGACTCCCGCGGGCTGCGGCACGGCGGGAACGCCCGCGAGCTGAGCCTCTTAGTGGAATACGGCATGAGCCCCATGGAGGCGATCTGCGCGGCCACCTCCGTGGCCGCGGGATGCTGCGCCGTCCCGGACACCGGCACGCTCCGGCCGGGCATGCGCGCGGACCTCCTCGCAGTGGACGGCGATCCGCTGGATGACGTCGAGGTGCTCCAGGACGTCGACCGGATCGTCCTCGTGATGCGCGACGGCGGTGTGTTCAAAAACCGAATCGGCTGACAGGGGAGGGTGGTCATGACCGGAGAGTTCTCAGGGAAGGTCGCCATCGTGTCGGGGGCGGCGCAGGGGGTCTCGAGTGTCATCTTGCGGCGGCTCGCGCAGGACGGAGCGCGCGCCGTGATCGCGGACATCGACGCGGAGCGGGCCGAGGCCGGCGTGCGGGATCTCACGGCACGCGGCTGCGACGTGCGCTTCATCCACACCGATGTGCGGGACAGCGGCCAGGTCAACGCGATGGTGGACCGCGTCGTGGAGCAGTGCGGGCGCGTCGACATCCTCGTCCACGGCGCCGGAGTGGGGGTGCATAAGGAGATCGTCGATCTGTCCGACGAAGAGTGGGATCTTCAGATCGACGTGCAGCTGCGGGGCGCGTTCCTGTTGAGCCGGGCGGTCGGCGGCCGGTTGATCGCGCAGAAACAGGGCGGCCGCATCATCCTGATCGGCTCCACCTCCGGCAACAACGCGCGCGTCCGGGGCGGCCCCCACGCGGCGTCGAAGGCGGGCGAGATCCAGCTCGCCCACGTGCTGGCGATGGAAATGGGGCGGCACGGGGTCACGGTCAACGTGGTGTCTCCCGGGCTGACCAACATCGCGGGGATCTCGCGCTCGATGCAGACCCCGGAGTACCAGCGCGCGTTCATCGCGCAGGTGCCGCTCGGCCGCCTCGCGGCGCCGGATGAGATCGCCGACGCCGTGCTGTTCTTCGCGTCCGACCGGGCGCGGTTCGTCACGGGCCAGGTGCTGTGCGTGGACGGCGGGTACTCCGCGGGCAAACTGGCGGTGCAAGGGCCGAGCGTCGACGCCTTCTACGGGCAGGTCAGCGAGAGCCGGTAGGCAGGCGGTCGGGGACCGATCGAGGCGCCGCGGCGGTTCGGAACGCCGCGGCGCCTCGACTTCGGCGCTGCGGTCGCGGAGGTCGAGGGCTATGCGGTCTCGTGGTGGGGCATCGGCCGGTTCATCATGCGCAGCATCTCGAGACCTCCGGTGCGCAGGAACCGCCAGGCGAAGACCGCGGCCAGCGCCAGAAAGACGAGGTTGAGGACAGTCGTGTAGTTCCACGCGAGGTGGGCCTCGAGCACGAGCGCGTGGCGCGTGCGCGGCACCCACCCGATCGCCCCGAAGATCAGTTCCACCACCCATCCCGCCGCCACCATCGCCGCGTACGACGTGACGAGGAGATACCACGCCATCGCGCCGCCGTAGTACCGCCGGTAGATGTCCAGGATCGGCAGGATGATGAGATCGGCGAAGACAAACGAGGCCACGCCGCCGAAGCTGATGCCGCCGTTCCATAGGATCGCCGCCAACGGCACGTTGCCCACGGAGCACACGAACGACACGATAGCGACGAGCGGGCCCACGACCGGCCCCCAGACGAAGGCCAGGTGCGGGTCGCCCGTCAGAAAGAAGCGCCGCCAGAACTCAGCCGGCACCCAAGCCCCGAGGGCGCCCGCGATGAGAAGCCCGCCGGCGACGTCCATCCACACGGCCGCCCAGTCCATGACGAAGTATTGGCTCATCGCGGTCAGGCCGTCGACCGAGATGGCCCGGACCAGGATCGGGCGGGCGTCGACCACCGCCATGTCCATCTCGGCGTGGCCTTCCATGCGGCCCCGGCGACCACGTCCGGCTTGCGCCCGTGCCGCGGCGACGCGGGCGCGCGTGAGCGTGCGCCGGAAGATCAGCCACAGCAGGACGATCATGAACGGGCCGCCGAGGAACTCCGCCGCGGTGAACTGCCAACCCAGCAGCACCGCCATGATGATTCCGAGTTCGATCACGAGGTTCGTGGAGGCGAACTGAAACACGATCGCCGCGGTAAAGTGGGCGCCTTTGACAAACAGGGACCGCGCCAGCGCTACGGCCGCGTACGAGCAGGAGGAGGACGCGAAGCCGAACAGGCTCGCGAGCGCGATCGACCGCCCGGAGTCGTCGCCGAGGAGCCTCGCCATGTCTCTCTTGGAGACAAACGCCTGCACGGCCGCCGACAGGGCGAACCCGAGGATCAGCGGCCACAGGATCTCCCAGAACATGGCGAAACTCAGGTCCAAGGCGCGGATCACGGGTTCCACGTCATCGCTCCTGGCCCCCAGTGTACCATCGAAACCGAGGGCCGCGCGCCAGCGTTCGTCGGCGCTGAGTGCGTGCACGCCGCTGGGTCCCATCGTGTCGGGCGATGGTGCTCGCCGGGCTCTCGGGGAACCTCTCTTGCCGACGCGGGCGCTTGGGGGGGTGGAGGTGTTGTCAATGAGATGGAGTTCAGGCAGGCGCGCGCGTGCCGGCGGATGGTTCGCCGTCGTGCTGGTGATGACCCTGGTCACTAGCGCCGCGGCGCAGGCGATCGTCCCGGCACCCTACGTGAGAGTGTACGTCGACGGCCGGCTCGCGAGCCTCGACGTGCCCCCGGTGATCGCCGCGGGGCGGGTGCTCGTGCCTTTGCGGGGACTGTTCGAACAGATGGGGGCCGTCGTCGCCTGGGACGGCGGTACGCAGACCGTGCTGGCACAACGCGGGAATACCAGTGTGGCGCTTCAGATCGGATCCTCCCAGGCGACGGTCAACGGAGCGGCGCGGACACTGGACACGCCGCCGGTGCTCGTGGACGGGCGGACGATGATTCCGTTGCGCTTCGTCAGCGAGGCACTGGGGGTGCGCGTCGATTGGAACGCGGCAACGACGACGGTCACGATCAGCCAGACCTCCGCCCTGCCGCCGTCGGTGCGCTACGGTCCGTCTACCCCGGCGCCGCCTCCGCCCCGACCGGCTGCGATCGCGCCGCCTCCCCAGATCGTTGAGGTCGTTGTCCCTCCACCGGTTGTGGAGGTGGTCGTGGCTCCACCGCCGCCGCCCCGGCGCGAACCGCCACCGCCGTCCCGTCCGGGGTTTGTTTGGATCGCGGGCCACTGGCGGTACGCCGGCGGGTGGGTGTGGACGTCCGGTTGGTGGGACGCGGTGCCGTTTCCCGGTGCGGTCTGGGTTTCGAGCCGTTGGGAGCATCGCTCCGCGGGATGGACATGGATCGGAGGCTACTGGGGGGGATATGCCGTCACGCAAAACCCTCCGCCGCCCCCTCGCGTCGAGGTGATCGGTCGGCAGCCGGGTCCAGATGCCATTTGGATCAAAGGGGACTGGCGGTGGGACGCGAGGCAGTGGGTGTGGACGCCGGGTCGCTGGCAGCGGACGCCGTGGCGGACGGCGCACTGGGTGCCTGGATACTGGACCCGCCGGACGGTCGGTTGGGTGCGGGTGGCCGGCTACTGGCGGTAGCCGAACATTCTGCGCGACGCCTCACGTAACGGAGCCGCGTCCCCGCGACGCGGCTCCGCGTCTACGTCGATGCGCCATCGGGCAAGCAGTATACAGGTGCCCGATCGATTCGGTTCATGGAGGGGTGTGCATGCCTGTTCCTGTGATCCTGCCGACCCAGGCGCGCGACGAGACGTTCGGAGGCGTGACGTATCACATCGAAGGTGAGCTCGTTCCGGTGCTGCATGTAGAGCTGGGCAGCATGCCGGTCTATTTCGAGCATCACATCCTGTTGTGGAAGGACCCGGCCGTGAACATCGCGATCAAGCCTCTTCGGGGTGCGGTCAAACGCGTCCTCGCCGGCATGCCGGTGTTCGTGACGCAGACGCAGGGCGCCGGCCGCATCGCGTTCAGCCGGGACGGCGCCGGGCACGTCTTCGCCCTCCACATGAAGCCGGGCGAGGCCGTGGACGTTCGGGAACATCAGTTCCTCGCGGCCACGGACGCCATGGACTACACGTTCAACCGGGTCAAAGGGGCCGCGAACGTCCTCTTCGGGGGAACGGGGTTCTTCATCGACACCTTCACGTGTACAAAATCCGATGGCATTCTCTGGCTCCACGGATACGGCAACGTGTTTTCCCTGACGCTCGGCGCCGGAGAACAGATCGACATCGAGCCCGGGGGGTGGATCTACAAGGACCGTACCGTGCAGATGCAGACCATTTTTCAGAAGGTCTCGACCGGGTTGTTCGCGAGCGCCGGCAACCTCTTTTGGAACCGCTTCACCGGCCCGGGGCGAGTCGCGCTGCAGTCCATGTACCTGCACATGCCGACAGACGGTTAGACGCTACGGGGGTGCGTGTTGACATCATGATGCTGCTATATTAGCATCATGATGTGCGAACAACAATCACATTAGACGAGGACGTTGCCGCGAGGCTCAAGGACGAAGTGCGACGATCGGGACGATCGTTCAAGGAGGTCGTGAACGAGTTTATCCGTCTTGGTCTGACGGCGCGCCGCGTGAATAGGCCTGCGCAACGATTCACCGTGAAGGCACGCTCGCTCGGGCTGCGGCCGGGCCTCGACTACGACAAGACGAGTGAACTGGTGGAGCAATTGGAAGGTCCGCTTCACAAGTGATCCTCGTCGACGTCAACCTCTTGTTGTACGCGTACAACCCCGCGTTCGAACACCATGTGCGCGCGCGGGACTGGCTGGAGGAGGTGCTCTCCCATACGGATCCAGTGTGTCTCGCGTGGGCGACGATCCTTGCGTTTCTGCGCATTGCGACGAACCCGCGGGCATTCGAACATCCGCTGACGATCCGCG from bacterium includes the following:
- a CDS encoding CopG family transcriptional regulator; protein product: MRTTITLDEDVAARLKDEVRRSGRSFKEVVNEFIRLGLTARRVNRPAQRFTVKARSLGLRPGLDYDKTSELVEQLEGPLHK
- a CDS encoding permease — its product is MIRALDLSFAMFWEILWPLILGFALSAAVQAFVSKRDMARLLGDDSGRSIALASLFGFASSSCSYAAVALARSLFVKGAHFTAAIVFQFASTNLVIELGIIMAVLLGWQFTAAEFLGGPFMIVLLWLIFRRTLTRARVAAARAQAGRGRRGRMEGHAEMDMAVVDARPILVRAISVDGLTAMSQYFVMDWAAVWMDVAGGLLIAGALGAWVPAEFWRRFFLTGDPHLAFVWGPVVGPLVAIVSFVCSVGNVPLAAILWNGGISFGGVASFVFADLIILPILDIYRRYYGGAMAWYLLVTSYAAMVAAGWVVELIFGAIGWVPRTRHALVLEAHLAWNYTTVLNLVFLALAAVFAWRFLRTGGLEMLRMMNRPMPHHETA
- a CDS encoding SDR family NAD(P)-dependent oxidoreductase — protein: MTGEFSGKVAIVSGAAQGVSSVILRRLAQDGARAVIADIDAERAEAGVRDLTARGCDVRFIHTDVRDSGQVNAMVDRVVEQCGRVDILVHGAGVGVHKEIVDLSDEEWDLQIDVQLRGAFLLSRAVGGRLIAQKQGGRIILIGSTSGNNARVRGGPHAASKAGEIQLAHVLAMEMGRHGVTVNVVSPGLTNIAGISRSMQTPEYQRAFIAQVPLGRLAAPDEIADAVLFFASDRARFVTGQVLCVDGGYSAGKLAVQGPSVDAFYGQVSESR
- a CDS encoding AIM24 family protein, with amino-acid sequence MPVPVILPTQARDETFGGVTYHIEGELVPVLHVELGSMPVYFEHHILLWKDPAVNIAIKPLRGAVKRVLAGMPVFVTQTQGAGRIAFSRDGAGHVFALHMKPGEAVDVREHQFLAATDAMDYTFNRVKGAANVLFGGTGFFIDTFTCTKSDGILWLHGYGNVFSLTLGAGEQIDIEPGGWIYKDRTVQMQTIFQKVSTGLFASAGNLFWNRFTGPGRVALQSMYLHMPTDG
- a CDS encoding copper amine oxidase N-terminal domain-containing protein — encoded protein: MRWSSGRRARAGGWFAVVLVMTLVTSAAAQAIVPAPYVRVYVDGRLASLDVPPVIAAGRVLVPLRGLFEQMGAVVAWDGGTQTVLAQRGNTSVALQIGSSQATVNGAARTLDTPPVLVDGRTMIPLRFVSEALGVRVDWNAATTTVTISQTSALPPSVRYGPSTPAPPPPRPAAIAPPPQIVEVVVPPPVVEVVVAPPPPPRREPPPPSRPGFVWIAGHWRYAGGWVWTSGWWDAVPFPGAVWVSSRWEHRSAGWTWIGGYWGGYAVTQNPPPPPRVEVIGRQPGPDAIWIKGDWRWDARQWVWTPGRWQRTPWRTAHWVPGYWTRRTVGWVRVAGYWR